A stretch of Miscanthus floridulus cultivar M001 chromosome 13, ASM1932011v1, whole genome shotgun sequence DNA encodes these proteins:
- the LOC136501275 gene encoding protein LOL4-like isoform X4, producing MHSQLVCSGCKRLLQYRRGATGVCCPTCNTFTTANPSGPEMSELVCGGCFTMLVHSRSATNIRCPHCGRLNSTRSGNQMGHLSCGQCQTTLAYPPGATTVGCPTCRNINPVRDARPQTVLVENPKTLDEKGKLVSNVAVGVTSWKR from the exons ATGCATAGCCAGTTGGTCTGCAGCGGCTGCAAGCGCCTTCTTCAGTACCGCAGGGGAGCCACCGGCGTCTGCTGCCCAACCTGCAACACTTTCACCACCGCTAACCCATCAG GACCGGAGATGTCTGAACTCGTGTGTGGCGGCTGCTTCACCATGCTGGTGCACTCCCGCAGCGCCACCAACATACGCTGCCCTCACTGTGGCAGGCTCAACTCCACAAGATCAG GAAACCAAATGGGGCACCTGTCATGCGGGCAATGCCAGACAACTCTGGCATACCCACCGGGAGCGACGACAGTCGGGTGCCCAACATGCCGCAACATCAATCCAGTCAGG GATGCTCGGCCCCAGACGGTTCTGGTGGAGAATCCTAAGACGCTGGATGAAAAGGGCAAACTG GTGAGCAATGTCGCCGTTGGTGTCACCTCATGGAAAAGATGA
- the LOC136501275 gene encoding protein LOL4-like isoform X3, producing the protein MHSQLVCSGCKRLLQYRRGATGVCCPTCNTFTTANPSGPEMSELVCGGCFTMLVHSRSATNIRCPHCGRLNSTRSAGNQMGHLSCGQCQTTLAYPPGATTVGCPTCRNINPVRDARPQTVLVENPKTLDEKGKLVSNVAVGVTSWKR; encoded by the exons ATGCATAGCCAGTTGGTCTGCAGCGGCTGCAAGCGCCTTCTTCAGTACCGCAGGGGAGCCACCGGCGTCTGCTGCCCAACCTGCAACACTTTCACCACCGCTAACCCATCAG GACCGGAGATGTCTGAACTCGTGTGTGGCGGCTGCTTCACCATGCTGGTGCACTCCCGCAGCGCCACCAACATACGCTGCCCTCACTGTGGCAGGCTCAACTCCACAAGATCAG CAGGAAACCAAATGGGGCACCTGTCATGCGGGCAATGCCAGACAACTCTGGCATACCCACCGGGAGCGACGACAGTCGGGTGCCCAACATGCCGCAACATCAATCCAGTCAGG GATGCTCGGCCCCAGACGGTTCTGGTGGAGAATCCTAAGACGCTGGATGAAAAGGGCAAACTG GTGAGCAATGTCGCCGTTGGTGTCACCTCATGGAAAAGATGA
- the LOC136501275 gene encoding protein LOL4-like isoform X2 — MHSQLVCSGCKRLLQYRRGATGVCCPTCNTFTTANPSGPEMSELVCGGCFTMLVHSRSATNIRCPHCGRLNSTRSGNQMGHLSCGQCQTTLAYPPGATTVGCPTCRNINPVRNNNAGGSTRPAPSDARPQTVLVENPKTLDEKGKLVSNVAVGVTSWKR, encoded by the exons ATGCATAGCCAGTTGGTCTGCAGCGGCTGCAAGCGCCTTCTTCAGTACCGCAGGGGAGCCACCGGCGTCTGCTGCCCAACCTGCAACACTTTCACCACCGCTAACCCATCAG GACCGGAGATGTCTGAACTCGTGTGTGGCGGCTGCTTCACCATGCTGGTGCACTCCCGCAGCGCCACCAACATACGCTGCCCTCACTGTGGCAGGCTCAACTCCACAAGATCAG GAAACCAAATGGGGCACCTGTCATGCGGGCAATGCCAGACAACTCTGGCATACCCACCGGGAGCGACGACAGTCGGGTGCCCAACATGCCGCAACATCAATCCAGTCAGG AACAACAACGCCGGTGGCTCTACACGGCCAGCGCCATCG GATGCTCGGCCCCAGACGGTTCTGGTGGAGAATCCTAAGACGCTGGATGAAAAGGGCAAACTG GTGAGCAATGTCGCCGTTGGTGTCACCTCATGGAAAAGATGA
- the LOC136499445 gene encoding uncharacterized protein yields MWWYRQKYRDGNRHFWIKVNTDGAVDFVNGRAGAGMIVRDDQGQFIRAKCKQYANIQDPFVIELLACWDSIEWAHQAGMQKVCVETDCQTVVSAWQEEKEQRSAVFQIVQEMKQLCSVFQGFEFLFVRREANRAAHVCARYALSSSITELCFDVSLCLTRLQAELVSSIQ; encoded by the coding sequence ATGTGGTGGTACCGACAGAAGTACCGAGATGGAAACCGTCACTTTTGGATTAAAGTAAATACTGATGGTGCAGTCGACTTTGTGAATGGGAGGGCTGGCGCTGGAATGATTGTTAGAGATGATCAAGGCCAGTTCATTCGAGCCAAGTGCAAGCAGTATGCTAATATTCAGGATCCATTCGTCATAGAGCTACTGGCCTGCTGGGATTCGATTGAATGGGCACATCAAGCGGGGATGCAGAAGGTGTGTGTGGAGACTGACTGCCAGACAGTGGTTTCAGCATGGCAGGAGGAGAAGGAACAACGGTCAGctgtgttccagattgtgcaagAAATGAAGCAGTTATGCTCCGTGTTCCAGGGTTTTGAATTTCTTTTTGTTCGCAGAGAAGCAAACAGAGCGGCACATGTGTGTGCACGCTATGCTCTTAGCTCTAGTATCACTGAACTTTGCTTCGATGTAAGCCTCTGTCTGACTAGGTTGCAGGCAGAACTTGTTTCGTCTATTCAATAA
- the LOC136501275 gene encoding protein LOL4-like isoform X1 codes for MHSQLVCSGCKRLLQYRRGATGVCCPTCNTFTTANPSGPEMSELVCGGCFTMLVHSRSATNIRCPHCGRLNSTRSAGNQMGHLSCGQCQTTLAYPPGATTVGCPTCRNINPVRNNNAGGSTRPAPSDARPQTVLVENPKTLDEKGKLVSNVAVGVTSWKR; via the exons ATGCATAGCCAGTTGGTCTGCAGCGGCTGCAAGCGCCTTCTTCAGTACCGCAGGGGAGCCACCGGCGTCTGCTGCCCAACCTGCAACACTTTCACCACCGCTAACCCATCAG GACCGGAGATGTCTGAACTCGTGTGTGGCGGCTGCTTCACCATGCTGGTGCACTCCCGCAGCGCCACCAACATACGCTGCCCTCACTGTGGCAGGCTCAACTCCACAAGATCAG CAGGAAACCAAATGGGGCACCTGTCATGCGGGCAATGCCAGACAACTCTGGCATACCCACCGGGAGCGACGACAGTCGGGTGCCCAACATGCCGCAACATCAATCCAGTCAGG AACAACAACGCCGGTGGCTCTACACGGCCAGCGCCATCG GATGCTCGGCCCCAGACGGTTCTGGTGGAGAATCCTAAGACGCTGGATGAAAAGGGCAAACTG GTGAGCAATGTCGCCGTTGGTGTCACCTCATGGAAAAGATGA